gaagaaaacaatgaaatgtcagcacacacatgaacacctgtacttgtgtccacccaccaatcggtgggctgaaacactgaaaaacagtaaataaattactgtacccagatgcaccattttcattgttgtccacaatcatgttgacagacttagagtcctgtcctagcttcttgtacttgtttgggcacttgttggcccaatgttcaaccgaaccacaagtaaagtagccctcatccttcttattcttcttaaaggtcttcttacccttcttattaaagtcggtattgtgttggacacgttcttttcattgggcttgtgggagttatggttcctctggttcaccatgttggcgacagagattccttcgaccccttttccgtgtgagtcctttgcccttgaatccCGCTCAACACTCAGATGGTCGATgtcatcctccacagagaattcacgcctctgatgtttcagagtggtggtaaagttcctccaggaattagggagcttagcgattatgcagcccgcaacaaacttgcccggtaactcgcacttaagaagttcaagctccttaacgatgcatattatctcatgagcctgctccagcacgtgacggttttcaaccatcttgtaatcgtggaactgctctataacaTACATTTCGTTCCCAGCGTCGgtggccccgaacttagattcaagcgtctcccacaagtccttggcgacatgcacatgtaaatatgcgtcgaccaacttatctccgatcacgctaagaactacTCCTAGGAACACGACGGTAGcttccttgaacgccttctcctgtgcaggagcaatcgttcctgaaggaacaccggtgacccagaacacgttcatagccatgAGCCATAAGGTGGTCtttgtctgccaacgcttaaaatatgtatcggtaaacttatccggtttcaatGCTGCGGCAAAGCCACtcgccgaaaaattcctacacatattaggtttttggattgctgaCTAAATAGGCAATTCTTCGATTAacttaatccacgagtaaatcactagcatggaaTTGACACAAATAAACGCATACTAATATTCAGTCAATcaagcacatactacgctaattacAGAAAGATCCGTGTATAACGCTaccatggctaaaacagaaaacaataggagcgggataaacgaattataccctccagtaggccatgcagaggccgcgatAGTGGTGGCGGTGGCAGTGTCCTCggtggccttcttgtcggccttaaGCTTCTCAGCGGTGGCACGTTGGGCCTCgatggacatggtgatgatgaagacgacGCAGACATAGGGTAGTGGATTGGAGGCAAGCAGTCGTGtagtctgttggggaacgcagtaatttcaaaaaagttcctacgcacacacaagaggGGAGAGTACCGTCTAcgaaccctcgtagaccgtaagcggaagcattatgacaacgcggttgatgtagtcgtacgtcttcacgatcgcccgatctagcaccgaaggtacgacacctccgcgatctgcacacgttcagctcggtgatgtcccgcgaactcacgatccagtagagcttcgagggagagttttgtcagcacgacggcgtgatgacggtgatgatgttgctaccggaacagggcttcgcctaagcaccgctacgatatgaccgaggtggattatggtggaggggggcaccacacacggctaaaagatcaatgatcaacttgtgtgtctatggggtgcccccctcccctgtatataaaggagtggaggagggggaggaggccggcctcctaggcgcgccccaaggggagtcctactcccaccgggagtaggattccaccccttccatgagtaggagtaggagtgaaggaaggagaagaggggggggaaggaaagggggacgccgcccccttcctagtccaattcggactagaggggaagggggtgcgcggcctgccctggccgccccttcctctcaccaccaaggcccatgaggcccaatacactccccggggggttccggtaaccccccagcactccggtattcgtccaaacttactcggaacccttccgatgtccaaacatagtcatccaatatatcaatctttatgtctcgaccattttgagactcatcgCCATGTCAGTGATCAAAACCGGGAcgccgaactatcttcggtacatcaaaacacataaactcgtaataccgtcTTCACcagacgttaagcgtgcggaccctatgggttcgagaactatgtagacatgaccgagacatgtctccggtcaataaccaatagcggaacctggatgctcatattggctcctacatattctacgaagatctttattggtcaaacctcataacggtatacgttgtcgttgttccctttgtcaccggtatgttacttgcccaagattcgatcgacggtatctcaatacctagttcaatctcgttaccggcaagtctcttgactcgttccttaatgctacatcccataactaactcattggctacattgcttgcaaggcttattgcgatgtacattaccgagagggcccagagacacctctccgacaatcggagtgacaaatcctaatcttgatccatgccaactcaacaaacaccatcggagacacctgtagagcacctttataatcacccagttacgttgtgacgtttggtagcacacaaagtgttcctccggtatccgggagttgcatgatctcatagtcataggaacatgtatagttatggagaaagcaatagcaacaaactaaacgatcatcgtgctaagctaacggatgggtcaagtcaatcacatcattctctaatgatgtgatcccgttaatcaaatgacaactcatgtctatggttaggaaatataaccatcattgattcaacgagctagtcaaatagaggcaaactagtgacactatgtttgtctatgtattcacacatgtactaagtttccggttaatataattctagcatgaataataaacatttatcatgatataagaaaatataaataacaactttattattgcctctagggcatatttccttcatagtcgctgcccaaaaacctattctcCCCTTTCCCGTATAAGAACCAGAAGGGCGGGATTTCAGAGACCTggtctcccgtcgaccgtgtacgcggcagacggggtggagtcaccggcggcagcaaagGAACgatggtgggcgtgcgcgtgagcagatgtgctATGTTtatggcggctagggttgggagacACCGCACacagagacgtgggctcgacccacgtctgagtccatgacagcccacgatccgacgtctcagatcatgGCCCAGCTCTCAGAAACTCtctgttagtgactggcaaaaataagcgcgtaggtgtgggttcggctcaatcccgcaacccgcgacgcgtcgtgatgaggcgaggcgggcggcgaaggaGGAACGCGCAAGGGCCTCTtctattctcaagctccaatagcatgtagaagagaaacccttataaagaggtccaactccttctccactagcggggtgggactaaacttcccactacacctagtgccatataccCACATGgacccttagagatttttcagaaattgctatatggtcCTAAAGCCCATCCCAAATTTCAGCAGTAACGCCGGCGACAACATGGACGCCGGCGCTGAGCTCACGGGTGCGGCGGCTAGCGCGGTTAGAGCAGGCGCGCGAGCTAGAGggcgggaagggaaggaggaggagcTCATGGGGGTGTAGCAGCTGGTCAATGGCTTCGGGGACGGCCGAAATGGGGTTCGGCGTGACGGCGGATCTCCCAGACATGCTGGCGCGGCATCCCGTCGATGGTGGCCACGTAAACAGAGCTCGACCGGCGGTGGATACCCTCGGGGATGCTCGAAATTGAGCGCTGGAGAGAAAGAGGGACCAGAAGGGAGGGGAACGACAGAGGGGCTCGAGGGGGCCTTCCAGGCGAAGGGGGAGGGCACGGGGGAGACTGTTGCGTGGTAAGCACGAGGTGGACGCGGTGCGTGCACGGGCGACACGCAGGTCCTCCTACTGGCAGGGGGTACGAGACGCTagcgaggaggtgggctgggccagctaccATATAGTAGGTTGTGAGTCGAGTCTTtctctctgttttctattttctgttttcaaTTAATTATTTTGCCATTGTTTGAaaatcaaaacaaaattcaaaCCAGTGCCAAAACTTTCTATGAATATTTATGTGACTTAGCTGGACCTTTCCAAATGCACATAAATATTTCAGAGACATTTGAAGATATATTCTAACAATAAGaatataaattcaaattcaaatacaatagtgATTTAAATTTCAAGGCCCGAAATATTTggtaaaaatgttcatcatttttggttggGCACAAAACCTTTGCCAAACTATAAGCAACATTATTTAAGGTAATTTTGGAATCATTGAATGCATTTTCAGGGTTTTTGCCCTTTATTTAAAATTTGGAGCCTTCaaatttcctcatttcaaatttcactaaaattaaATATGATGCATGATGCTCTTTGACGCAACTATTTACAAGCAacaatctagggctgtgacatcagaataggtatctctaatataactttttcaggtccaaaatttcagttgccgtaatctccctcttcatataaatcttgtaatttaagagagaaaagacattagaatggTACTACAAAGTATTATATTTGtcaaaaaaattataaataacaaTAAAAGAACATAATGTAAAATGGATGCATCAGTTCCCATCAGCGACGACTTCACCCCAATGAATGCCTCGTCCAAATGAGCAAACATAGGGAGGACCAGGGCCGCGTTGGGGTGAAGGTGGAGTGTGTACTTGAAAATGCTCCAGAATAGCGCGAAGAAAGCTTGAGAAGGGCGGCACCAAACCCTTGACGAGAAAGACAACGAAAATCAAAGCGTCCGTGATGTCAACCTCCCTCGCGCTAGCCACCTTGAGCTTGGTCAGACCCCATTTATTATCTGCCCCACCCACGAAGTGTCAAACCTTGTCCAGCACCTCGGCGTTGATGATTCCTAGGAGGTGGAGGGCCCACGGCGGGGCCGCCGGTCGAGGCACTGTCACCTAGATCATTTTGTCACCATATCATTATCAACCATCTGTAAACAGAAAGGGATCTGTTTTGACGTCACAATTAGTTCATGAATACGAGACTCCTCACTATCTAAGCAAACACCATATTGTCCAATGGGTAGTGACAACAAACGTGAGTAGCGCATTGAGAGAACATTTCACATTTTCACAACAAGCCTGAACCACAACAAGCCTGAACTAGAATTCAACAATGTTATGACGGCACTCCCAGGAGTCTGACACCCCTCCTACTTCTTTGTTTTGTCATAAACCTCAATATATCTCTTCGGAACACCGTGATGTTCAACGAGGTGCTTTGCCAGGTTTTCAATGACTCCGCCTTGAATCAAGACCTCATGTTGCCCCTTTTTACCTGAAATGATAATGTGAATTGCAATGCATATACATATATCGGTTGCACACCTTCACAAACTTTTTCCCTATCAAGAAACAGGTGGACAAGGGTTGGGTACAAAGCAATAATACCTGGAAGCTCAGCTGTGGTGGTGCTGCAAGCAAATTTCTTTTGTAGTTCAGAAGCCAAGGAGTCAGCATCCAGCAAAAAGCATTCCAATCCAGAGACTCGGGTCATCTTCTTGTTCCCTTGCCTTCTTTCTGTCATGATTTGAACAGTGCGTATGGCGCCCTTACGAATGGCCACCTCATTTCCTCTAGCTACTCTATGATGAATTTGCATACGGTTAATAAATGTTGACCCTAAATCCTTCTTGTGGATCTCACTTGGGTATGCTGAACCCTTCTTCACAGCCCCTTTGTACAGAGCATCACATAATGTAGCATCCAGAATTACTTTGGCCTTATCTGTTTGCTTGACCAAATTTTCCTTCTCCACATACCTTCAATCATACGAGAATAAAATTAGTTGAAATGTCAGAAACTTGCAGTCTTCCCGCTTTACAAACATAGAACTTGTAGACTACGAGAATCAATTGCTGTACCAGAAACAAACCTGAAAACCACATCAGACGCCTCTGATGCACTGTAATACTTCCCTGTGTCAGCGTCAACAGCCAAAAATATGGGGTTGACATGCGAACTTGGCTTATAAATTTCATCCACTTCCAGTTGCTTTGTACTGCTGCCATCGGCAACAATGTTATCATGCTGTTCAACTGGCTCCTGTACCCTCTTATGATGTTTGAAGGCCGTGTAGTCTGGATGTTTGCGACTGATACTTATCAACATGACTTCCTTTTTATGCTTGTCCTCTTTCACTGAGATCTGTAAATTTAATGGGCATTAGATAATCTTGAGGAATTTAAAAACTGGATTAGTTCCAAACATGGGTAGTATGTACTGATAATTCGTAAATTAAACTTCATTTTGATACGATACCACATTACCACAcatcaatgcatcatcatcatgACTCTTTCTAAATCTTACAAGTTCGCAAGTGAACTGTATAATATAGTAAGAAAGATTAATAAGCACACGACCTTCAATCACACATGCTCTATTCCAGATGTTAGGATGAGTGTAGCACTTTTGTACCAAGTTCGACAAAACCATGTGAACAAAACCTTTCACAGGTTCCAACTGTGCAAGGAGTGCACAACCAAGAGATAGGATACATCAGCTCTACTCGACTAAACGTGCTGAAAGACATGGAAGATGAATAAATCAAACCCTAGTGTGTAAGTTAACTTCTTAGAAATCCTTAGGAACcctgtcatgtactccctccgttccgaattacttgtcgcaggtatggatgtatctagatgtattttagatctagatacatccatttctgcgacgagcaatttggaacggagggagtatctgctTACTTAAAGGGCTTAAATAGTTACTAGTtatcagatactccctccgtccgaaaatacttgtcatcaaagtggacaaaaagggatgtatctataactaaaatacatctagatacatcctcttttattcattttgatgacaagtatttctggacggagggagtacatgacaatcTAGCGAACAATAATGTATTCTCGACTATTTAATAGACTTCTAATTTACCATATAAATGaaaaaaggacagacccagtgcatagaagctcccacacaaggtggggtctggggagggattataggaacctagtcttacccctgcaaagtgcaatgcagagaggctggttcgaacccaggacctcttagcacaagtggggaggacttcaccactgcgccaggcctgccctctAATTTACCATAAATGAAGCTTAAAAGAAAAGCTTTGCCCAACTAGCTTACAAGGCCAGAAGACGATTTTGACTGCAACCACTTGGATAGTTTTTTATGTGATGACTTCTTAATATCAAGGGTAACACCTGGAGGTCTGCATGGGAGAATGTGATTTGACCTACACAGAACAGTAAACAGAAGATGAACAAGATAATAGTTATGCATCATAAAAAAATGCAGGTTATAGGAGAGTTGGATATCTTGGTGAAGTCACCCTGCCAAATTATCATTTACTAGATGTAGAAGATCAGTACCAAGATCTATTTTCTCAAAGCAATGCCAATATTTACTGATGTAGATTAGCGTGAAACATGGTTTTGTTGACTATCAAAAGACTTGGTAATGAGACTCGGTATAAAGCTGTGTGAATAACTCATCTCAATCATATATGACCGGGTGGAAAACAATTAGTGTCGCATGAACCTACTCAGAAGGGACAGAATAACAAATTGTTCATCAATGTGAAATTACTATATACACATACCACAATATACTTCCTGGCATGGGGAGGTCTTTATCTTTTATGTTCGTGTGTAATGCTTGCAGAAGGCATATGTCCAAGAgagagtcaatttcttcagtaGACAAATGTTGATGTTCCTTCTCCTCGGTCTGTTCCTCGGTGGTTTTCTCTTGAGGCAAATTTAACTCGCTCACGCCAGCTGTTACATTCTCTATGGTTTCACTGTTAATGGCATGATCTTCAGTAAGACACTCCGAGACATCAACAGCTGCTTTGTCTTGCTTTCCTTCTGAAGGATCTTCGGAAGAGTCAATATGTTGAGAAGCGGAAGCAAAATTAGGATCTTCAATAACCATGTCATCATAAAATCCTTCATTTGGAACATAACGACCATCAGCAGAAGCCCTGCAATAATATTTAACAAATTATTTATAGAAGTGAAGATGAACTCAGGTGTGCATTAATAGCATTTAACTTGCCATAACAAATCTTTATAGTAATGTGCAATCCGCAAAGCCTTGCCACGTAATCCTGCCTTTAGTGCTTCAGTATTGCTCATAGTTGTGGTCCCAACCTGTGTAGAGCGTGTAACAGAACCAGAAGTTGAACTTGTACATCTTTGGCAAGATTACTTAATAAAAACTACGAACCAAACTAGTGCAAGAGACCATGAGAAACTTACAGCAA
The sequence above is drawn from the Triticum aestivum cultivar Chinese Spring chromosome 7A, IWGSC CS RefSeq v2.1, whole genome shotgun sequence genome and encodes:
- the LOC123151181 gene encoding eukaryotic translation initiation factor 2D, with amino-acid sequence MFKKNVDAKALQRLSGADKKKLRRTAKQRFPQASDDDLDAILPPKVEITVAKYPSRTLVYGIEGELPMLFDIDGRGHELFPTVYALWKVPYLLPAFTLKGGEVSHFILGGADLMFPGISVPPEGLPSFQAGQPWSVKVPGNPAPIAVGTTTMSNTEALKAGLRGKALRIAHYYKDLLWASADGRYVPNEGFYDDMVIEDPNFASASQHIDSSEDPSEGKQDKAAVDVSECLTEDHAINSETIENVTAGVSELNLPQEKTTEEQTEEKEHQHLSTEEIDSLLDICLLQALHTNIKDKDLPMPGSILWSNHILPCRPPGVTLDIKKSSHKKLSKWLQSKSSSGLISVKEDKHKKEVMLISISRKHPDYTAFKHHKRVQEPVEQHDNIVADGSSTKQLEVDEIYKPSSHVNPIFLAVDADTGKYYSASEASDVVFRYVEKENLVKQTDKAKVILDATLCDALYKGAVKKGSAYPSEIHKKDLGSTFINRMQIHHRVARGNEVAIRKGAIRTVQIMTERRQGNKKMTRVSGLECFLLDADSLASELQKKFACSTTTAELPGKKGQHEVLIQGGVIENLAKHLVEHHGVPKRYIEVYDKTKK